In one window of Pseudodesulfovibrio sediminis DNA:
- the sppA gene encoding signal peptide peptidase SppA: protein MNIRPFLILSLVLLVLPGCAPKIKMFGSTTTDPLKEYVVEGEGEGKIALIQLRGFLASQPKQGMFRSTASQVQEVVSTLKLAEEDDAVKGVVIAIDSPGGTTTASDILYHEILDFKERTDKPVVVAMFDVAASGGYYAALPADWILAHPTTITGSVGVIFMRPKVHALLDKVGVGVEVSKSGEDKDMGSPFKPATPEEAALFQAIIDDMANRFYTLVQKHRVLADDQMAVVKTARVFTASQAKEIGLIDQIGYVQDAFAKARSLSGLPADSKVIVYRRDRYPNDNPYNTMDMANPPSPSLLGVDAGFIMPPKAGFYYAWPQGLTQ, encoded by the coding sequence ATGAATATTCGTCCGTTTCTCATCCTGTCTTTGGTGCTTCTTGTCCTGCCGGGCTGTGCGCCCAAGATCAAAATGTTTGGTTCAACCACAACTGATCCACTCAAGGAATATGTGGTTGAGGGAGAAGGAGAAGGGAAAATCGCCCTGATTCAACTGCGGGGGTTCCTCGCGTCCCAGCCCAAACAGGGCATGTTCCGGTCCACGGCGAGTCAGGTGCAGGAAGTGGTCAGCACGCTGAAGCTGGCCGAGGAGGATGATGCGGTAAAGGGCGTGGTCATCGCCATTGATTCTCCCGGCGGCACCACCACGGCTTCGGATATCCTGTATCATGAGATTCTGGACTTCAAGGAACGGACAGACAAGCCCGTTGTTGTGGCCATGTTCGACGTGGCGGCGTCCGGCGGCTATTACGCGGCTCTGCCCGCAGACTGGATTCTGGCACATCCCACGACCATTACCGGGTCAGTGGGCGTGATCTTCATGCGGCCAAAGGTCCATGCTCTGCTGGACAAGGTCGGTGTGGGCGTGGAGGTTTCCAAATCCGGCGAGGACAAGGATATGGGGTCGCCGTTCAAACCGGCCACACCAGAGGAAGCCGCTCTTTTCCAGGCCATAATCGACGACATGGCAAACCGTTTTTATACGCTGGTCCAAAAGCATCGCGTTCTTGCCGATGATCAGATGGCTGTCGTGAAGACCGCCCGTGTATTCACGGCCAGTCAGGCCAAGGAGATAGGGCTTATCGATCAGATCGGTTATGTACAGGATGCCTTTGCCAAGGCGCGATCCCTGTCAGGGTTGCCGGCAGACTCCAAGGTGATAGTCTACCGTCGAGATCGCTATCCCAACGACAACCCCTACAATACCATGGATATGGCCAATCCGCCTTCGCCCAGCCTGCTGGGTGTGGATGCCGGTTTCATCATGCCGCCCAAGGCGGGATTCTACTACGCCTGGCCTCAGGGGCTGACGCAGTAA
- the mutL gene encoding DNA mismatch repair endonuclease MutL, whose protein sequence is MTQTAEIRVLPAGLKNQIAAGEVVERPASVIKELVENSLDAGATRVDVTIEQGGRSLMVVQDNGAGIQPHQLELAVTRHATSKIRDFKDLSAIGSFGFRGEALPSIASVSRFTMTSCAAGAAEAAFIEVHAGTVADQGPAALAAGTRVEIRDLFANTPARLKFLKTESTENRRCQETLMRTSLAHLGTGFSLTMGGREAFRLPADQALSARLAAFWPPAVCQGLSPFDFERNGYRVHGVAGSPGTAQGRGNRILLFVNGRPVQDKLMLSAVRQAYKGMLLSREYPQIVLFLELPREEVDVNVHPAKLEVRFIDEKQVFSAIRGGVMQALSQPGMELAGGFVGDRPHSGPPLTERPVHPAPSGEPVKYSHRPDPMESAPKFSTYREFKSEYVPPRDLELPLPPSAGMAREPGAASSGMMRSGLDSTRAAPLAGSGYTYLGQISDTYLVLREGDSLVLVDQHAAHERVILAAMRDARTKGDSQPLAMPLEMNLHPSEADVLQDINEDLRSMGFIVEMDGPSKALVRGIPPTLDTGKAREYLADALAEKARGLDDLWTMMSCKTAIKANQPLAVDEALALLETWLMTPEREFCPHGRPVVLRWNSADLEKMFKRK, encoded by the coding sequence ATGACCCAGACAGCTGAAATACGTGTTCTGCCAGCAGGGTTGAAGAACCAGATTGCAGCGGGCGAGGTTGTGGAACGGCCTGCCAGCGTGATCAAGGAGCTGGTCGAGAACTCCCTTGATGCCGGGGCGACCCGCGTGGATGTGACCATCGAGCAGGGTGGACGTTCACTGATGGTGGTGCAGGACAACGGGGCCGGCATTCAGCCGCACCAGCTTGAGCTGGCCGTTACCAGACATGCCACCAGCAAGATTCGAGATTTCAAGGATCTGTCCGCCATCGGTTCCTTCGGGTTCCGGGGTGAGGCGTTGCCGTCCATCGCGTCGGTCTCCCGTTTTACCATGACATCCTGTGCCGCCGGGGCTGCCGAGGCCGCCTTTATCGAAGTGCACGCTGGAACTGTGGCCGACCAGGGGCCTGCGGCCCTGGCCGCAGGGACGCGGGTGGAAATCCGTGATCTTTTTGCCAACACTCCGGCACGGCTCAAATTTCTCAAGACCGAATCCACTGAAAATCGGCGTTGTCAGGAAACGCTCATGCGGACCAGTCTGGCCCATCTCGGGACCGGCTTTTCCCTGACCATGGGCGGGCGCGAAGCCTTTCGCCTTCCGGCTGATCAGGCACTTTCGGCACGGCTGGCCGCGTTCTGGCCTCCGGCTGTGTGCCAGGGACTTTCCCCCTTTGATTTCGAACGGAACGGGTATCGCGTCCATGGCGTGGCCGGTTCTCCGGGCACTGCTCAGGGCCGGGGCAACCGCATCCTGTTGTTCGTCAATGGCCGTCCTGTGCAGGATAAGCTCATGCTGTCCGCCGTGCGTCAGGCCTACAAGGGCATGCTCCTGTCGCGGGAATATCCGCAGATTGTGTTGTTTCTCGAACTGCCTCGGGAAGAGGTGGACGTAAACGTGCATCCGGCCAAGCTGGAAGTGCGTTTCATTGATGAGAAGCAGGTCTTTTCCGCCATCCGGGGCGGGGTGATGCAGGCCTTGAGTCAGCCCGGCATGGAACTGGCCGGCGGCTTCGTGGGCGATCGTCCGCACTCTGGCCCGCCGTTGACCGAGCGTCCCGTTCACCCGGCACCGTCCGGGGAACCGGTGAAGTACAGCCACAGACCCGATCCCATGGAGTCTGCACCGAAATTTTCCACGTACCGCGAGTTCAAATCGGAGTACGTTCCGCCCAGGGACCTGGAGCTGCCCCTGCCTCCATCGGCAGGCATGGCCCGTGAACCTGGCGCAGCCTCCTCAGGCATGATGCGGTCCGGTCTGGATTCCACCAGGGCGGCCCCCCTTGCCGGAAGCGGCTATACCTATCTTGGACAGATCTCGGATACCTATCTTGTGTTGCGGGAAGGTGATTCTCTGGTGCTGGTGGACCAGCACGCCGCCCATGAGCGGGTTATTCTGGCGGCCATGCGGGACGCGCGCACCAAAGGCGACTCCCAGCCGCTGGCCATGCCCCTTGAAATGAATCTGCATCCCAGCGAAGCGGATGTGTTGCAGGATATCAACGAAGACCTGCGCTCCATGGGATTCATTGTCGAGATGGATGGGCCGTCCAAGGCATTGGTACGGGGCATTCCTCCTACATTGGATACGGGCAAAGCCAGGGAATATCTGGCTGATGCTCTGGCTGAAAAGGCCCGGGGGCTGGATGATCTGTGGACCATGATGTCCTGCAAGACCGCCATCAAGGCCAATCAGCCGCTGGCTGTGGATGAGGCGCTGGCCCTGCTTGAAACATGGCTCATGACCCCGGAACGGGAGTTCTGCCCACACGGTCGTCCTGTTGTCCTGCGGTGGAACTCTGCTGATCTCGAAAAAATGTTTAAGAGAAAATAA
- a CDS encoding HAMP domain-containing sensor histidine kinase, which produces MRILLWTWGILLTVVGVIFFYSTSIVGDELVTDTEKRSHREIESIKWLIQDHTTFQSEKEFAEWVDALGLRLGSRITYIVDGRVIADSDVHYSNVSSLDDHSGRPEVVAALHRGWGSNVRYSDTLRKDMLYVASRVEAASGVPAGVVRMAVSSSEVSQRLDSLRVNFLWIFLITLVCAALLSWLMSNNMGREIRAFSELARSIGNGDYAMRLRVLPGGEFKPLAQSVNAMAQSIERSVQLVQDQKGQLQAVFDGMREGVMTVDAQGRIESFNGALDNMFNMPSSSVGRTPIEVSRRYELQELVDSIMADPKPAGQSIQLDLMDSRTVEVSGVPYFDQKGVRKLVVVFHDITEMKRSEEGLKDFVANASHQLRTPLTSIKGYTETLIDNPPAKLEDARGFLDTVLKSADHMDKVISSMLALAKSEQMGKSLELAPLSGRVQLSRAVGDLIPWAEERSITFSMHTPEDEMMVMGETDGLLHVFHNLLNNAVKYSPVGGVITVSAEDDGESIVFSVEDQGPGISREHSTKVFERFYRVDENTIDGSGSAGLGLAICRRIVKNFGGEIWHDGYGEGTRGARFCFRLNKPEESVVTNI; this is translated from the coding sequence ATGCGTATCCTTTTATGGACGTGGGGGATTCTCCTCACGGTCGTTGGTGTGATATTTTTCTATTCCACATCCATTGTGGGAGATGAACTGGTCACGGATACCGAGAAACGGTCCCATCGTGAGATCGAGTCCATAAAGTGGCTCATCCAGGATCACACGACCTTCCAGAGCGAGAAAGAGTTTGCAGAATGGGTCGATGCCCTGGGATTGCGACTCGGCTCGCGTATTACCTATATAGTAGACGGCCGTGTCATCGCTGACTCGGATGTCCATTACAGTAATGTCTCTTCTCTCGACGACCATAGCGGTCGACCGGAAGTCGTCGCTGCGTTGCACAGAGGGTGGGGATCGAACGTTCGCTATTCCGACACACTGCGCAAGGACATGCTGTATGTGGCGTCCCGGGTGGAAGCAGCTTCCGGGGTCCCTGCCGGGGTGGTGCGAATGGCCGTCTCCTCTTCCGAGGTCAGCCAGCGCCTTGACTCCCTTCGTGTCAATTTTCTGTGGATATTCCTGATTACGCTGGTCTGTGCCGCTTTGCTCAGTTGGCTCATGTCCAACAATATGGGGCGTGAGATACGGGCTTTTTCCGAACTGGCCCGCTCCATCGGTAACGGAGATTATGCCATGCGCCTGCGGGTGCTGCCCGGAGGCGAGTTCAAACCCCTGGCCCAGTCGGTTAACGCCATGGCGCAGTCCATTGAGCGATCGGTTCAATTGGTTCAGGACCAGAAAGGGCAGCTCCAGGCCGTGTTCGACGGCATGCGCGAAGGCGTGATGACTGTTGACGCCCAGGGGCGGATCGAATCTTTCAACGGCGCGTTGGACAACATGTTCAATATGCCGTCTTCTTCCGTGGGCCGTACGCCTATAGAGGTGTCTCGCCGGTACGAGCTTCAGGAATTGGTGGACTCCATCATGGCCGACCCGAAACCGGCGGGTCAATCCATTCAGCTTGACCTTATGGATTCACGTACCGTTGAAGTGAGCGGCGTCCCCTATTTCGATCAGAAGGGGGTGCGCAAGCTGGTGGTCGTGTTCCATGATATAACGGAAATGAAGCGGAGCGAAGAGGGGCTCAAGGATTTCGTGGCCAACGCTTCGCATCAGCTCAGGACGCCCCTGACATCAATCAAGGGGTACACCGAGACGCTTATCGACAACCCTCCGGCCAAGCTGGAGGATGCGCGCGGTTTTCTGGATACCGTGCTCAAGAGCGCGGATCACATGGACAAGGTCATTTCGTCCATGCTCGCGTTGGCCAAGTCCGAGCAGATGGGCAAATCCCTTGAGCTGGCTCCCCTGTCCGGGCGGGTGCAGCTTTCTCGCGCCGTGGGCGATCTGATCCCCTGGGCAGAGGAGCGGTCGATTACTTTCTCCATGCATACCCCTGAAGACGAAATGATGGTCATGGGTGAAACAGACGGGTTGCTGCATGTCTTCCACAACCTGCTCAACAATGCGGTCAAGTACAGTCCTGTGGGCGGTGTCATCACCGTCAGCGCAGAGGATGATGGAGAGTCCATCGTGTTCAGCGTGGAAGACCAGGGCCCCGGTATCTCGCGGGAGCACTCCACCAAGGTCTTTGAACGGTTTTATCGCGTGGACGAGAACACCATCGACGGTTCCGGCAGCGCAGGTCTCGGCCTTGCAATATGCCGGCGAATAGTAAAGAACTTTGGCGGGGAGATCTGGCATGACGGATACGGTGAAGGGACGCGCGGAGCGCGGTTCTGTTTCCGTCTGAATAAACCGGAAGAATCGGTTGTGACGAACATCTAA
- a CDS encoding pyridoxal phosphate-dependent aminotransferase, translating into MQLISPQIAGYMECSSWIRKMFEEGLAMKKKFGEDAVCDFSIGNPDLPPPSSIKDALAELAEQADTPFFMGYMPNFGYPDVRQRLAEEVSKEQGVDVPADSLVITCGAAGALNSVFRAVLEPGDEVMVPSPYFVEYGFYCENHAAKLVTVPAKELTFELDLEAMDAAITDRTRVVLINSPNNPTGAIYTREQLDGLAAILTRHNEGRDRPILIVSDEPYRFLAFDGAEVPSILDVYTYSVVCSSFSKNLSMAGERVGYALVNPAIEGKEALVGGIILANRILGFVNAPALAQKLLAKALGSTVDVGIYDTRRKAMASVLDNAGFEYTMPGGAFYFFPKAPGGDDVKFCATLQEEKILAVPGSGFGCPGYFRLAFCIGEDVILRSKDGFVQAMKRYA; encoded by the coding sequence ATGCAATTGATTTCGCCTCAGATAGCCGGGTATATGGAATGTTCTTCATGGATTCGCAAGATGTTCGAGGAAGGCCTCGCCATGAAAAAGAAGTTTGGTGAAGACGCGGTCTGCGACTTCAGTATCGGCAATCCTGACCTGCCGCCGCCTTCGAGCATCAAGGATGCATTGGCAGAGCTGGCCGAGCAGGCTGATACCCCGTTCTTCATGGGGTATATGCCCAACTTCGGGTACCCGGACGTGCGCCAGCGGTTGGCCGAAGAGGTCTCCAAGGAGCAGGGCGTGGATGTTCCTGCGGATTCACTGGTCATCACCTGCGGTGCCGCCGGCGCCTTGAACTCGGTCTTTCGTGCCGTGCTTGAACCGGGCGATGAAGTCATGGTCCCGTCCCCTTATTTCGTCGAATATGGGTTCTACTGCGAGAACCATGCGGCCAAACTGGTCACGGTTCCGGCCAAGGAGCTGACGTTTGAGCTGGACCTTGAGGCCATGGACGCAGCCATTACGGACAGAACCCGGGTGGTGCTCATCAACTCCCCCAACAACCCGACCGGTGCCATCTACACACGGGAACAGCTCGACGGACTGGCCGCCATCCTGACCAGACACAATGAAGGCCGTGACAGGCCTATCCTGATTGTGTCGGACGAACCTTATCGGTTCCTCGCTTTTGACGGGGCGGAAGTGCCGAGCATACTCGATGTCTATACGTACTCCGTGGTCTGCTCTTCCTTTTCCAAGAACCTCAGCATGGCCGGCGAACGTGTGGGCTATGCGCTGGTCAACCCGGCCATCGAGGGCAAGGAGGCGCTGGTCGGCGGCATCATCCTGGCCAATCGTATCCTTGGTTTTGTCAATGCCCCGGCTCTGGCCCAGAAGCTGCTCGCCAAAGCGCTTGGCAGCACCGTTGATGTGGGCATCTATGATACCCGCCGCAAGGCCATGGCCAGCGTGCTCGACAACGCGGGATTTGAATACACCATGCCCGGCGGCGCATTCTACTTTTTCCCCAAGGCTCCGGGCGGAGACGACGTCAAGTTCTGCGCCACCCTTCAGGAAGAGAAGATTCTGGCTGTACCCGGTTCCGGCTTCGGCTGCCCCGGTTACTTCCGGCTCGCCTTCTGCATTGGCGAGGATGTGATCCTGCGTTCCAAGGACGGTTTCGTGCAGGCCATGAAACGCTACGCCTAG
- a CDS encoding tetratricopeptide repeat protein, giving the protein MSQLHQLGMLNREGMKAFNDGRSDDALFQLIQADRLAKSMDMPLHEAKVRNNIGLVHQGSGNIEEALACFRLAANFAVEGAGDGNVLHKAIVRNLTRLESTLESKAA; this is encoded by the coding sequence ATGAGTCAGTTACACCAGCTTGGCATGTTGAACCGGGAAGGCATGAAGGCATTCAATGATGGAAGAAGCGATGACGCGCTGTTTCAGTTGATCCAGGCAGACAGATTGGCCAAATCCATGGATATGCCTCTGCACGAGGCCAAGGTGCGTAATAATATCGGCCTGGTTCATCAGGGTTCCGGCAACATCGAAGAGGCGTTGGCCTGCTTCCGTCTGGCTGCCAATTTCGCTGTGGAGGGTGCGGGCGATGGAAACGTTTTGCATAAAGCCATTGTTCGCAACCTGACCCGTCTGGAGTCGACCCTGGAAAGCAAGGCCGCCTAG
- the alr gene encoding alanine racemase, producing MIEYNKLRVRVHLDNLRHNYRTYTRLHDRVIPVIKSDAYGHGLLEVSRALESEGVDTFAVGFVHEAAALRQGGCDKRILALLGPIDAADDALLWEHEILAAVSHFDQLRRLVATAETNGPLAIGLKFDTGMRRLGFLPEELPQVIEILSGSKLTPVMISSHLASADTPGREVDVEGQHAQFQTVIDGLAEAGFEVEANLANSAGALAFEQCRLSSLRQGITLYGGNPFCGTSLEALGRELKPAMDVVAPVMQVHPLKKGESISYGWTYTAEADSVVAVIGVGYADNYSRSLSNTGEMLIHGTRVPIRGRVCMQMTAVDVTALMGEGKGVAPGDEAYLLGGPGPETITPEEMAGWWGSISYEVFCLLGMNQREYI from the coding sequence ATGATAGAATACAATAAATTGCGTGTCCGGGTCCATTTGGACAACCTCCGTCACAACTACAGGACCTATACGCGCCTGCATGATCGGGTCATTCCAGTCATCAAATCCGATGCCTATGGTCATGGTCTCCTTGAAGTCAGCCGTGCGCTGGAGAGCGAAGGCGTTGACACCTTTGCCGTGGGGTTCGTGCATGAGGCGGCCGCGTTGCGGCAGGGCGGATGCGACAAGCGGATCCTTGCGTTGCTCGGTCCCATTGATGCGGCAGATGACGCCCTCTTGTGGGAGCATGAAATTCTGGCCGCGGTCTCCCATTTTGATCAGTTGCGTCGATTGGTTGCGACCGCCGAAACCAATGGGCCGCTTGCCATCGGACTCAAGTTTGACACCGGAATGCGCCGACTCGGGTTTCTGCCGGAAGAGTTGCCGCAGGTTATCGAGATTCTCTCCGGCTCCAAGCTGACACCGGTCATGATCAGTTCTCATCTGGCTTCGGCTGACACGCCGGGGCGGGAAGTTGATGTGGAAGGGCAGCACGCACAATTTCAAACCGTTATCGACGGGCTGGCCGAGGCCGGATTCGAGGTGGAGGCGAACCTTGCCAACTCTGCCGGAGCCCTGGCCTTTGAACAGTGCCGTCTGAGTTCCCTGCGTCAGGGCATCACCCTGTACGGCGGCAATCCCTTCTGCGGCACTTCGCTGGAAGCGCTGGGGCGGGAGCTGAAACCGGCCATGGATGTGGTCGCGCCGGTGATGCAGGTGCACCCATTGAAGAAAGGGGAGTCCATCAGCTACGGGTGGACCTATACTGCGGAAGCGGATTCCGTGGTGGCCGTCATTGGGGTGGGCTATGCTGACAACTACAGCCGCAGCCTGTCCAACACGGGCGAGATGCTCATTCATGGCACACGAGTCCCCATCCGAGGGCGGGTCTGCATGCAGATGACAGCGGTTGACGTAACTGCGCTTATGGGTGAAGGAAAGGGCGTTGCCCCTGGAGATGAAGCCTATCTGCTGGGCGGACCCGGGCCTGAGACCATCACGCCCGAGGAGATGGCCGGGTGGTGGGGCTCCATCAGTTATGAAGTTTTTTGTCTGCTGGGAATGAACCAGCGAGAATATATTTAA
- a CDS encoding DUF47 domain-containing protein → MSIRIPFFGLVASRSPMDGLVEHYDKIAECIAAIDDSLECYVSGGVCREFEELTRAVDEIENHADSIKRNIRNHLPKGLFMAVEKSLFLSYTKSQDNILDSAQDALHWLAMRKVTVPDDVQKDLIYLLDGVARCTVLLGPALKSTIGLLHGESLDREGTKECFRKVRAERDNVRKLKNDLQKKVYDKDIDFKDIYQLIHFIDCLDKMGHDTENCAENLRAMIAR, encoded by the coding sequence ATGTCTATTCGTATTCCATTTTTCGGACTGGTTGCCAGCCGCTCCCCCATGGACGGGCTGGTCGAACACTATGACAAAATCGCCGAGTGCATAGCGGCGATTGATGATTCCCTGGAGTGCTATGTCTCCGGCGGCGTGTGCCGCGAGTTTGAGGAACTGACACGCGCTGTCGATGAAATCGAAAATCACGCTGACTCCATCAAACGTAATATCCGCAACCACTTGCCCAAGGGGCTGTTCATGGCTGTGGAGAAATCGCTGTTCCTTTCCTACACCAAGAGCCAGGACAATATTCTGGACTCCGCCCAGGACGCCCTGCACTGGCTGGCCATGCGCAAGGTCACTGTCCCTGACGACGTGCAGAAGGATCTGATCTACCTGCTCGACGGCGTGGCTCGCTGCACGGTCCTGCTTGGCCCGGCGCTCAAGTCCACCATCGGGCTGCTCCATGGCGAATCCCTGGACCGCGAAGGGACCAAGGAGTGCTTCCGCAAGGTCCGTGCCGAGCGCGACAATGTTCGCAAGCTCAAGAATGACCTGCAAAAGAAGGTGTATGACAAGGATATCGACTTCAAGGATATCTACCAGCTCATTCATTTCATCGATTGTCTGGATAAAATGGGACACGACACCGAGAACTGCGCCGAGAACCTGCGCGCCATGATCGCTCGGTAA
- a CDS encoding HD-GYP domain-containing protein has translation MKRPSASPTLTGSSRECIGSAQFVTTVLHQFAESLGNAIDAKDPYTSKHSDDVAEISCFLAVAMGLTKREADIIHVAGHLHDIGKIGVPDLVLKKRGSLTPSEWAAIQKHPQAGADILKPVTALDNIGVVEMVLHHHERYDGKGYPKRLFGTQIPLGARIIAVADTVSAMLQNRPYRSAKNYQKVVEEITRCSGTQFDPRVVEVFRQSASFIEKLVSNEKAVLKRVS, from the coding sequence ATGAAACGCCCGTCAGCTTCGCCAACGCTGACGGGCTCTTCAAGGGAGTGCATCGGATCAGCCCAGTTCGTAACCACGGTGTTGCATCAGTTCGCCGAGTCTTTGGGGAACGCAATCGACGCCAAGGACCCCTATACCTCCAAACATTCGGATGACGTGGCTGAGATCTCATGTTTTTTGGCCGTGGCCATGGGGTTGACGAAACGTGAGGCTGACATCATCCACGTTGCCGGACATCTGCATGATATCGGCAAGATCGGTGTACCAGATCTGGTACTCAAGAAACGGGGCTCGTTGACGCCGTCCGAATGGGCGGCCATACAGAAGCACCCTCAGGCTGGTGCGGATATTCTCAAGCCGGTCACTGCACTTGACAATATTGGCGTTGTGGAGATGGTTCTGCACCATCATGAGCGATATGACGGCAAAGGATATCCCAAAAGACTGTTTGGGACCCAGATACCGCTGGGTGCGCGTATCATTGCGGTTGCGGACACTGTTTCAGCCATGTTGCAGAACCGTCCCTATCGATCTGCCAAGAATTATCAGAAGGTGGTTGAGGAGATTACCCGATGCTCCGGCACGCAGTTTGATCCCAGAGTGGTGGAAGTCTTTCGACAATCTGCGTCCTTTATTGAAAAGCTTGTCTCCAATGAGAAAGCGGTATTAAAGAGAGTGAGTTGA
- a CDS encoding inorganic phosphate transporter, giving the protein MDIYDLFLYMSLGAGFLMAFNLGANDVANSMASAVGARAITVKQAVFIAGILNFVGAVFLGSHVTATISKGIINPDAIGDPKLLMIGMFAALLAAGLWVLVATLTSLPVSSTHSIVGAITGFGLIAGGPDVVNWLKMGGIVLSWVISPFFAAGIAYFIFSHIRKYILFKRHFIEQAKKWAPIWVAITLSMISLSFLYKTPAGKSLHLHWAGSLGVAACMSFIAWLIARYFVNKMVLNEEEGAEGVELLFRKMQVGTSCYVALSQGANDVANAIGPVAAIYLIAKEHQLLAKAAVPWPMLVLGGLGIAVGIALLGHKVMATVGTKITTLTNTRGFAVDFGAASTVLVASNLGLPVSTTHAAVGGVVGVGLARGFHAVDFRVLFRIVAYWIATVPIAALTSIVIFVLLKWLCYS; this is encoded by the coding sequence ATGGATATCTACGATCTGTTCTTATACATGTCTCTGGGAGCGGGCTTCCTCATGGCCTTCAACCTGGGAGCCAACGACGTGGCCAACTCCATGGCTTCGGCTGTTGGCGCACGAGCGATCACGGTCAAACAGGCCGTATTCATCGCCGGAATACTGAACTTCGTCGGGGCGGTCTTTCTCGGCTCACATGTGACGGCAACCATCAGTAAAGGGATTATCAACCCGGACGCAATTGGTGACCCCAAGCTCCTCATGATCGGTATGTTCGCAGCCCTGCTGGCTGCGGGGTTATGGGTGCTTGTGGCAACGCTCACGTCGCTACCGGTCTCGTCAACGCACTCAATCGTCGGTGCCATCACCGGCTTTGGTCTGATCGCGGGCGGCCCTGACGTGGTCAACTGGCTCAAGATGGGCGGTATTGTCCTTTCCTGGGTCATTTCGCCTTTTTTTGCTGCGGGTATTGCCTATTTTATTTTCTCGCATATCAGGAAATATATCCTGTTCAAGCGACACTTCATCGAACAGGCAAAGAAGTGGGCACCCATCTGGGTGGCCATCACCCTGTCCATGATTTCACTTTCCTTCCTGTACAAGACGCCGGCCGGAAAGTCGCTGCACCTGCATTGGGCCGGGTCCCTGGGTGTAGCCGCCTGCATGTCCTTCATTGCCTGGCTCATCGCACGGTATTTCGTGAACAAGATGGTGCTCAATGAAGAGGAAGGCGCGGAAGGCGTGGAGCTGCTCTTCCGCAAGATGCAGGTGGGTACTTCGTGTTACGTGGCCCTGTCTCAGGGAGCCAACGACGTTGCCAATGCCATCGGTCCGGTGGCGGCCATCTACCTCATTGCCAAGGAACATCAGCTGCTTGCCAAGGCTGCCGTGCCCTGGCCCATGCTCGTGCTGGGCGGCCTGGGCATCGCCGTTGGTATCGCGCTGCTCGGACACAAGGTCATGGCAACCGTGGGGACAAAGATCACCACACTGACCAATACCCGTGGCTTTGCCGTTGACTTTGGCGCGGCCTCCACTGTATTGGTCGCCTCCAATCTCGGACTGCCCGTTTCCACCACGCACGCTGCGGTTGGCGGTGTTGTCGGTGTCGGCCTGGCTCGTGGTTTCCACGCGGTCGACTTCCGGGTTTTGTTCCGGATTGTGGCCTACTGGATAGCGACTGTGCCCATCGCGGCATTGACCAGTATCGTTATCTTTGTGCTGTTGAAGTGGTTGTGTTACAGCTAG